CGAGGTTGTTGAGGCCCATTGCCACGTCGGGATGGTCGCCCCCGAACAGCCGGCGTTGCATGGCCAGTGCCTCTTCATAGAGTGGCTCGGCCTCGCCCGCCCGGCCCAGCGCCTGCCGCACGCCCGCGAGGTTGTTCAGGCCACCCGCCACGCGGGGGTGGTCGCTCTCGTACAGCCGGCGTTGCATGGCTAGTCCCTGTTCATAGAGCGGCGCGGCCTCGCCCGCGCGGCCCAGTGCCTGCCGCACGAACGCGAGGTTGTTCAGGCTGCCCGCCACGTGGGGATGGTCGCCTTCGAACAGCCGGCGCCGCATATCCAGTGCCTGTTCATAGAGCGGCTCGGCCTCGCCCGCGCGGCCCAGCGACTCCCGCACGCCCGCGAGGTTGTTGAGGCTCATCGCCACGTCGGGATGGTCGCCCCCGAACAGCCGGCGTTGCATGGCCAGTGCCTCTTCATAGAGTGGCTCGGCCTCGCCCGCCCGGCCCAGCGTCTCCCGCACGCCCGCGAGGTTGTTGAGGGTCATTGCTACGTCAGGATGGTCGCCCTCGAATAGCCGGCGTTGCATGGCCAGGGCCTCTTCATGGAGCGGCTCGGCCTCGCCCGCCCGGCCCAGCGCCTGCCGCACGAACGCGAGGTTGTTCAGGCTGCGCGCTATGTCAGGATGGTCGCCCTCGAACAGCCGGCGACACATGTCCAGTGCCTGTTCATAGAGCGGCTCGGCGTCGGCCGCGCGGCCTTGGGCGTCTAGGTAGAACGCCACCTGGTTCAGCAGGAGTGACGCCGGCCTGCCATCACCCTCGAGGCGATCCAGCGCGTCCGTCGCGTGGGGCAGCGCCTCGCCCTGGACCGGCCAGCGGTCCACCTGTGTGCATTCTTCGAACACACCGTTCAGGGCACCGACCACGCCCGCCAAGGCCCGGCCGCTCGTCTCGTCATCGCTCTGCCCCCGCACCGCCGACTGCGTCAACCGATGCATGCTCACCAACCCTTTGCCCTCCACCCCCGCGCTCGCCTCGAACCGCACGATGGAGCGATCCCGCAGCGCCAGGATCGCCCGCCGCGCCTCGCCCTCGTCCGCCCCCGTCGCTGCGACCAGCAGCGAGACGGGGATCTTCGAGGGATGCACCAGCGACGCGGCCAGCAGCAGTTTCGGCGCGAGGGGGTGCTGCGCCTCCACGCCGGGCAGCAGCAGGAGCAGCGAGGCGGCGACCTTGAGGCCGTACTTGCGGCCGGTGGCGTCGGCCTCCACGTGCTCGAGCGCGTGGCCCTTCGCTTCCAGTTCGTTGGCGCGGAGTTGTTCAAGTAGGTTCGCGGGCGACAGCCCAGTGTCGGTGCGCAGGGCCGCGGCGCACAGGGCCACGGCCAGGGCGTGCCCGTCCAGTTCCTCCAGGATGCCCGCGATGGCCCCAGCGTGCTCGGCCGCGATCTCGCCCGACTCGGGGTCGAGCAGGTCTCGCCGATGCTTGAGCAGCACGGCCGTGGCCTCGGCCTCGTCGAGCAGGTCGACGGGGATCGCCTGCGCGACGCTCGGCGGGATGCGCTCGGGCGCGAGCCGCGTCGTCGCGAGCACGCGGGTGTTGGCGCCGACGGCGAAGCTTTCAAGCGTGGACCGATGGTCGACGTTGTCGAGGACAACCAGGTGCCGCCCGTCGCCCAGCCTGCGGATCAGCTCGCGCCGCAGAGCCTCCGCGTCGTCGCCCTTCTGCCGCTGGTAGCCCAGGCCGTCCAGCGTCGCGGCGAGCGAGCCGTCCAGCGCGCCGGTCGAGGCGTCCAGCCACCAGATGCCGTCCCACGCATTGGCGTACTCGGCGTCGAACACGTAGGCGATGGCGATCTCGGTCTTGCCGACGCCGCCCTCGGCGCTCAGCGCGTGTGCCAGGGCGGCCGTACCGCTCGTCGTGAGCACCTCGTGCACCCGCTCGATCAGGTCGCGCCGGCCCTCGAAGTCGGCGTTGGGCCGGATGCCCGCGAGCGCGAGGTTGTTCTGCACGCCCTCGGGGATGCCCGGCAGGCGGGCGCGGCCGGTCTTGAGGATGTCCAGAACCTCGGCCGTGTTGTCGCGAGTCTCGGTGGCGATCGCCCGCAGCTCGTCGAGGATCGCCTTGTTCGACTCGACGTAGATGCGCAGCACGTCCCAGTCGATGGGGTCCTCGCCCTCGGGCAGGGCGGGCCCGAGCGCCTTCTTGACTTCTTTGGCGACCCATTGCGCCAAC
The sequence above is a segment of the Phycisphaerales bacterium genome. Coding sequences within it:
- the fxsT gene encoding FxSxx-COOH system tetratricopeptide repeat protein — its product is MSTRLLIGNLVSGLAGEGLGQTIEDFCDACASGDKVAIATILGGLTGGPLLAVGLLAGGVGLQLWGERRLRQQQREQFADLAEQVRACKGDTQQLIGLLTPIAERSAFVQARLPGYEKAELAQWVAKEVKKALGPALPEGEDPIDWDVLRIYVESNKAILDELRAIATETRDNTAEVLDILKTGRARLPGIPEGVQNNLALAGIRPNADFEGRRDLIERVHEVLTTSGTAALAHALSAEGGVGKTEIAIAYVFDAEYANAWDGIWWLDASTGALDGSLAATLDGLGYQRQKGDDAEALRRELIRRLGDGRHLVVLDNVDHRSTLESFAVGANTRVLATTRLAPERIPPSVAQAIPVDLLDEAEATAVLLKHRRDLLDPESGEIAAEHAGAIAGILEELDGHALAVALCAAALRTDTGLSPANLLEQLRANELEAKGHALEHVEADATGRKYGLKVAASLLLLLPGVEAQHPLAPKLLLAASLVHPSKIPVSLLVAATGADEGEARRAILALRDRSIVRFEASAGVEGKGLVSMHRLTQSAVRGQSDDETSGRALAGVVGALNGVFEECTQVDRWPVQGEALPHATDALDRLEGDGRPASLLLNQVAFYLDAQGRAADAEPLYEQALDMCRRLFEGDHPDIARSLNNLAFVRQALGRAGEAEPLHEEALAMQRRLFEGDHPDVAMTLNNLAGVRETLGRAGEAEPLYEEALAMQRRLFGGDHPDVAMSLNNLAGVRESLGRAGEAEPLYEQALDMRRRLFEGDHPHVAGSLNNLAFVRQALGRAGEAAPLYEQGLAMQRRLYESDHPRVAGGLNNLAGVRQALGRAGEAEPLYEEALAMQRRLFGGDHPDVAMGLNNLAFVRAALGRAEEADSLYQEALDMFRLLFKGDHPHVAMVLNNLAGVRQALGRAGEAEPLYEEALDMRRRLFDGDHPGVANSLNNLAINRVKLKRWRDAVPLAEEAVDMGRRCLPAGHPWLQGLETNLAAIREHLDGQ